CTCTACGCTGACCCCAATTTCCCTGTTGACTATGCCTTCTTTAACGGCTACCAGCCTGCTATAAATGACAATGGAAGAAACTACGACAACGTGTTTGATGCTAACCACGACACTTTGGTGTGGGCACTGCAGAAGAATGGCTTCGGAAACTTGCCTATAATTGTAGGGGAAATTGGGTGGCCTACAGATGGAGACAGAAATGCAAACCTTCAAAGTGCACAACGTTTCAACCAAGGTTTCATGTCACGTTACATGTCTGGAAAAGGGACCCCGATGAGGCCTAGTCCTATAGATGCTTATTTGTTCAGTCTGATAGATGAAGATGCGAAAAGCATTCAGCCAGGGAACTTTGAGCGTCATTGGGGGATGTTTTACTTGGATGGACAACCAAAATACCAACTTAATCTTGGGTCTGCAAGAGGTAATGGATTAGTGGGTGCTGAAGGGGTTGATCACTTGGCTAAAAAGTGGTGCGTTTTGAAACCTTCAGCAAACCTTAACGATGATCAAGTGGCACCTAGTGTGGCCTATGCTTGTCAAAATGCTGATTGCACTAGTCTTGGGTATGGAACTTCTTGTGGCAATTTGGATGTGCATGGTAACATTTCTTATGCGTTTAACAGTTACTATCAGGTCAATGACCAGATGGACAGTGCCTGCAAATTCCCTGGCCTTTCTATGGTCACTGACAAAGATCCTTCTGTTGGAGATTGCAAGTTCAGAATCATGATCCAGACAGATTCTGCTGTGCAACATGGAAAAGTTGGATCTCTATCCATAGTGTTGTGTTCTTTTGTAATTTTCCTATGTTGTaatcttttgttttgatttgtttgCCTTGTTACTTGTATTTGAATGCATGCAGGTAACTGTGTAGCaagtgtaagaaaaaaaatgacttaaattgtttattaatgCACTAATGTTGTCTGACTTAGTTATCCTTGCCGCGATAGTAATATTTCTGTCAGTGTGGGGGTGCATTTAGTAACGATCAGGTGCATAAagcaattttttgtttttttaatattgatgaaGAGTACAattattcacttttaaaatcaaatgataatatttttgaaacattgtattcttatttaatttgattttttgtatataatattgttatattttaaataaagaatcTTTCTTATTTACTTGACAATGAACTTTTTATTCGAATAGTAAATTACTTTTTCATAATGGTTTATTACCCattcattagaaaaataatttagttttaatttattcactTGAActatttctagaaaaatgaaCATATTAAGTAGTCAAGATCCAACatgtagttttttttcttatataactataataattactaaaaattaaaatatgtttataactattttttatacttgttttactatactttttcttttatcttctgtAATTGTTTTCACTGTGTATAAAGAATGTGGACCTataatgtcataaaaaaattctgtaacttttttttgtatgtattttattttattcctctTTGCTTTCATAAGcacaatcaattttattaattttataatattagaaaaaaattcacAATGATTTGTAATTATCTTTACGAAAAATTACAAgtgtttttgttatataatcataatattataagaaatcaataaaatataatgtttcaatttatataCACAATTTTTTGTGGccttaatataaattttaataatattctttcattttttataattactatAATACCTTTTTTAAAACTGTTTATGATAAAAACACGAAAGGATATTCGTGTGTTTCCAGTAATAATAACTATAGCAGTATAACAGgtgagtttatttgttttttatggaaatatttattttattaaaagaaatggtTTATTAATCAACTTATTTTTGCTTCTTAACTTTAGTTTGTGTGTTTGACCCAATCcactgatatttttttttctcctaaagAATTATTCTCGTAAGACTTACCAATTATTTCTGCATGAATCTTGcctacttttcttttctattttctcttttttaaacaaaaatgcaGTTTCCTGTGAGACATTAACtttgcaatatatttttatttatatcttttgtaGACGAAAAAACtgatcttaaataaataaactacaTTTAATTCGTGTAAAAATATACCAAAAACCTCTTGACTTTAAAAGAATTTAGctcaaaaatactaaaatttcacaaataaCTTATACTTGTATTGTATCCtttaagtttcaatttttaactttaaattagaattaaaaggtactttaagttaaaaaataaaaaaataaaatggacaAATACAGTCAAAAatctaaatttagaaaaaaaatatatcatttggACTTATTTTCTTGTTGGATCCGGGCCTCAAAGGAAATGGGCTTAGTAGCGTGGGTAAGGGTAGGTTTAAAGTAGCGGGTCGGATATTTCCGGAAGCTTCTGATCCATCATCGCGTAGGTGTTGGTGTTGGTTTGTGCGGTGCCCTTTCCCActgtctttctttctttctctttttttctttcttcttcatttattcTTCTCTCTCGCTCTCACCTCTGCAACTGAAACAAACCGCATACGCTCATAACCCTACCTTGTAATATACACACTATTCATATTAAAcacaatacaaaacaaaaaagaaccaaatcatatatatcatcatcatcatcatatataaTAAGATTATCCTCTCTCAGTGTCGCTGATGGAGGATCAAGCGAATCAAGCGCCATCGCAGCACGATGAAGAGGAGGATTCtaagaaggaagaagatgaattggTTACGAAGGTTAACAAACTCATGGAGAAGATCACTTCTGCGCCTGATAACCCTAACGCCACCGTTCTCCATGCTCTTTCCTCTATTCTCGAAACGCAAGAGTCAAGgtatatttgttgttgttgttaattttttattcaataatttattttcttcacatGTTCAAACTTCACGAACGCTCTAGTATTTGATTCTTCTTGGAATAATTTCTTAGGTGTTGATTTATGTTTGTATGATTGccaattttatatcatttacaTGCTTAGTGCTGGTTTGGATTCCGAATTATTTAACCATCGCTTATTCTTGGTTAGTTTTTATCTTTCCGTTTCCTTGTAGTTTGTGTgggtaatttatttatttttacaatgtAGATACATGGATGAGAATGGCCATTCTTCCTCCAGTACTGCCCGTGCTGCGCATGTCATTGGTCGTCTTGGCGGTTTAATTCGGGTAAATTCTCATCCAGTTGTGTAGCTTCTTAAGATAATGTACTGTATCAACTATTCTGATTGTATTCTTGCTGTTCTGTCCTTTGCAGGAAAATGATGAGTTTTTTGAGTTAATATCTTCAAAGTTTCTGTCAGAAACAAGATACTCAACTTCTGTTCAAGCTGCTGCTGGAAGACTTCTCCTATGCTGTTCACTAACATGGATTGTAAGATTGTCTTTTCGTTTATTTATGTTTCTCATTGTTAATTCTTTCAACGATGTCCATGTGTAATTGAATTGATCTGATGGACTGTAAATGAACAGTATCCTCATGTTTTTGAAGAACCGGTCatggaaaacataaaaaattggGTGATGGATGATAACACCGGGCTGTCTTCTGAAGAGCAGAATCTGAAGCATAGTTCTGGGAGAAGGGAGGCATCTGACTCTGAAATGTTGAAAACCTACTCTACTGGACTTCTTGCTGTTTGTTTGGTTGGGTATGTTGTTGTGCTCTGCTCATTCTGTAggcttttttaagttttcttgcTTTGATGTTTGGCTTAATTCTGGTCTTTAACTGTTGCCGCCAGTTGATGCTTTATCTGTTCAATCTTGCTTGTCTCTATTTTAActcatttttctaattttgtaaattaCATTGGATTGATTTTAGTGGAGGTCAAATTGTTGAAGATGTATTGACATCTGGCTTGTCAGCTAAGCTTATGCGATATCTTCGTTTATGCGTTCTGGGAGAGACAAGTAGCAACCAGAAAGATGTTACTCATATGACAGAGAGTAGGCATGCATCTGCGAATACCTCAGGGAGAGCTAGAGATGATGGTCGTGGCAGATTTCGCCAGCTCCTTGAACCAAATCATCTGGATGATACTAGGATTATTGATGAGAGATCTTTAGATGATGTAAGTCTTGAAAGGGCTCCAGATAGAAGCATTAGTGGACAAACACATCAAGAAGGGTCTTGGATAGAAGGTGAACCACCTGATGGGCTTGGTGAAGGTGTTGATGTCCAGGAGGTAGATTCTGATGGGGAAGATAGATGGCGTTACAGAGATATACGTGATGGAAGGATAAAATTCAGTGAGCATGATGACAATGTTAGAGATGATTCTTCAAGGCGGCGTCCAAACCGTGGATGGGGAAGATCTAAAGGGAAAGGAAGGGTCACTGAAGGCACTGTAGAGAGTGATTCCATTTTATCATCTCCTGGTTCTGGTAGTAGATTAGTACAGGGTCGGAGAGATAGAAGTGTAATGAGGAATGCTGATGTTAGGAGGGTGGCTGAGTCTAAGAAGACCCTTGGCAGGAGCTCTTTGGAGTCTTCTGGTTTTGAAAGAGATGATCATGATGATTGTTTCAATGAATGCCGAATTGGAAATAAAGATATAACTGATCTTGTCCGGAAAGCAGTTCGAGCTGCTGAAGCTGAGGCTAGATCAGCCAATGCACCCGAAGAAGCTGTCAAAGCAGCTGGTGATGCTGCTGCTGACCTGGTTAAAACTGCAGCTTCAGAGGTATGCTCTGGGTCATCAATTTTTTCCACCCAAAACCAAAAGTTGTCCTTTGTgcttatttatatgtttgtacATCAATACTTCATAGTTTAATCTCAATgctaaaatagtttattttgcATTTATATTCAGGAATATAAATCCTCTGATAATGAAGAAGCAGCTTTTTTGGCTGCTTCTAAAGCTGCATCAACTGTTATTGATGCTGCAACTGCAGTTGAAGTTTCAAGGTATGTCAGAATATATTTTACCAGTACCTTAAGATATGATTACATACTTGAACGCATATCAAGAGTAGTTTTTTAGTAGTATCTTTTTGTTTGGTGCAGGAGCTCTATTGGCAACAATACTGTAACAGAGAACGAGAGTGGCAAAGAAGCAGAAACTAATGAGGATGTGGAAGAGTACTTCATCCCTGATACTCAATCACTTGCACAGTTGAGGGAAAAATATTGCATTCAGTGTCTTGAGTTACTTGGAGAATATGTAGAAGTGCTTGGCCCTGTGTTGCACGAGAAGGGAGTTGATGTGTGTCTTGCACTTCTGCAGCAAAATTCTAAACATCGGGAGCCATCCAAGGTTGCTTTGCTGTTACCCGATGTCATGAAGCTAATATGTGCTTTGGCTGCACATAGGAAATTTGCTGATGCACTTTTTGTGGACCGAGGGGGAATGCAAACGCTTCTTGCTGTCCCTAGAATGGAACAGACTTTCTTTGGTCTTTCTTCTTGTCTATTCACTATTGGCTCTCTTCAGGTATTCTTGTTGTTTTAGTAGTGAATTGAGACTCTCAGTAATGTTTTTCtgctctttctctctctctctctcacacacacacagacacagaaCACTGCTTCATTTTCTGACCCTAGATGTTTATTTCAGGGTATAATGGAAAGGGTTTGTGCTCTTCCATCACAAGTTGTTTATCACGTTGTTGAGTTAGCTCTACAACTTCTTGACTGCAATCAAGATCAAGCCCGCAAGAATGCTGCATTGTTTTTTGCTGCTTCGTTTGTCTTCAGAGCTGTTCTTGATGCCTTTGATTCCCTAGATGGATTACAGAAATTACTGGGCCTTCTAAATGATGCTGCTTCTGTAAGATCAGGAATAAATTCTGGAGCCTTGAGTTTATCTAACTCAGGATCACTCCGAAATGATCGATCATCTGCGGAAGTGCTGACATCATCTGAGAAGCAGATAGCCTATCACACTTGTGTTGCTTTGAGGCAATATTTCAGGGCCCATCTCCTTGTGTTAGTGGACTCCATTCGTCCTAACAAGAGCAATCGTAGTGCTGCTAGAAATATACCAAGTGCAAGGGCAGTGAACAAACCCCTTGATATTAGTAATGAGGCAATGGATGGAGTATTCCTACAATTACAAAAGGACCGGAAGCTAGGTCCTGCATTTGTTAGAACACGTTGGCTAGCTGTTGAGAGGTTCTTGGCATCTAATGGACATGTTACCATGTTGGAGTTATGTCAGGTATGATATAGTTATTGTACACTTGTCCTGTATCttgcaatttatttatttattgctttCTTGGTTGTTTGTAGGCCCCACCTGTGGAACGATATCTGCATGATCTGCTTCAGTATGCTTTGGGTGTTCTG
This DNA window, taken from Vigna radiata var. radiata cultivar VC1973A chromosome 5, Vradiata_ver6, whole genome shotgun sequence, encodes the following:
- the LOC106759907 gene encoding glucan endo-1,3-beta-glucosidase 5, with the translated sequence MGGGNFGRCDFVVVVVLVVLVGSVSGIGVNWGTQSTHPLSPSKVVKMLKDNGIQKVKLFDADPGILDALKKSGIQVMVGIPNDMLYTLANSVEAAEKWVSKNVSKHVSSGGVDIRYVAVGNEPFLSTYNRTYETTTLPALQNIQAALTKSGLSNRVKVTVPLNADVYQSSSEKPSDGGFRPDINNLMLQIVKFLNDNGAPFTVNIYPFISLYADPNFPVDYAFFNGYQPAINDNGRNYDNVFDANHDTLVWALQKNGFGNLPIIVGEIGWPTDGDRNANLQSAQRFNQGFMSRYMSGKGTPMRPSPIDAYLFSLIDEDAKSIQPGNFERHWGMFYLDGQPKYQLNLGSARGNGLVGAEGVDHLAKKWCVLKPSANLNDDQVAPSVAYACQNADCTSLGYGTSCGNLDVHGNISYAFNSYYQVNDQMDSACKFPGLSMVTDKDPSVGDCKFRIMIQTDSAVQHGKVGSLSIVLCSFVIFLCCNLLF